A region of Chitinophaga horti DNA encodes the following proteins:
- the scpB gene encoding SMC-Scp complex subunit ScpB, whose amino-acid sequence MEISQLIPHVEALIFAADRPLPVTDILELLNNALAFLEDRASQEQVETAIEAIAEKYQSEFYAFEVRESGGGYQFLTKRAYYQTVAQLNGEKYLKRLSTAALETLAIIAYRQPISKGEIEHIRGVSTDYSITKLLEKELIIISGRSEDLPGKPLLYKTSKAFMDYFGINSPADLPKLKEVFEEEYVQPTLMDQAEDSPTAVPVETEAELEADGHFIVSENGELTETTTLMIDDSVEPHYEASDEGEGDEEPEEIVGASEVVEDEVDGEDDLVNGEEDLVVEAGVVSEAEEANDSESEEGVSDAEEAESRGEGGEDDQREDNEDDADEDDEEVDEDNEDDEDGEDEDDEDEDEDDEDEDNEDDEDGDDEDEDEDDEDEDDEDDEDDEDDEDDDDDKHSSDKDEDEDEDEDNNKPKN is encoded by the coding sequence ATGGAAATCTCTCAGCTCATCCCACATGTGGAAGCCCTGATTTTTGCCGCCGACCGTCCCCTTCCGGTTACGGACATACTCGAACTGCTTAACAATGCACTGGCCTTTTTGGAAGACCGTGCTTCGCAGGAGCAGGTAGAAACCGCCATTGAAGCTATCGCTGAAAAATACCAGTCGGAGTTTTATGCCTTCGAGGTACGCGAAAGCGGCGGCGGCTACCAGTTTCTTACCAAACGCGCTTATTACCAGACCGTTGCCCAGCTCAACGGCGAAAAATACCTGAAACGTTTATCGACCGCCGCGCTGGAAACACTGGCGATCATTGCTTACAGGCAGCCGATTTCCAAAGGTGAAATAGAACATATCCGCGGCGTAAGCACGGATTACTCCATCACCAAACTGCTGGAAAAAGAACTGATCATCATATCCGGCCGCAGCGAAGACCTGCCCGGCAAACCCCTGTTATATAAAACTTCCAAGGCCTTCATGGACTATTTCGGCATCAACTCCCCCGCCGATCTGCCCAAACTGAAAGAAGTGTTCGAGGAAGAATACGTACAGCCCACCCTGATGGACCAGGCAGAAGACAGTCCGACCGCCGTACCAGTAGAAACAGAAGCCGAACTCGAAGCCGATGGACACTTCATCGTATCGGAGAACGGTGAGCTGACCGAAACGACCACCCTGATGATCGACGATTCGGTAGAGCCGCATTACGAGGCTTCCGATGAAGGCGAGGGTGATGAGGAGCCGGAGGAAATTGTAGGTGCGTCGGAAGTGGTGGAGGATGAAGTCGATGGGGAGGATGATTTGGTGAATGGAGAGGAGGACCTGGTAGTAGAAGCTGGAGTTGTGAGTGAGGCCGAAGAGGCTAACGATAGCGAATCTGAAGAAGGTGTGAGTGACGCTGAAGAAGCTGAGTCGCGAGGTGAGGGAGGTGAGGATGATCAGCGCGAGGATAATGAAGACGATGCAGATGAGGACGACGAGGAAGTAGATGAGGATAACGAAGACGATGAGGATGGCGAAGATGAAGATGATGAAGATGAGGACGAGGATGATGAAGATGAGGATAACGAAGACGATGAGGATGGCGACGATGAAGATGAGGACGAGGATGATGAAGATGAAGACGATGAAGACGATGAAGATGATGAAGATGATGAAGATGATGACGATGACAAACACTCCTCTGACAAAGACGAAGACGAAGACGAAGACGAAGACAACAACAAACCAAAGAACTAA
- a CDS encoding endonuclease/exonuclease/phosphatase family protein: protein MKQILTALFLLLACASNTEAQRMNVATYNVRFDNPRDSGNLWKDRKAALINLVRFHDFDIFGTQEGFKSQLDDIVHALPAYERYGKGRDNGMDAGEHSAIFFKKDKFKLLDKGDFWLSETPDKPGKGWDATCCNRICSWVYLQDVASKKKFYFFNVHYDHQGQVARRESSKLILAKIAAIAGKTPAILTGDFNAKPDSEPYQLLATSKSIKDTYSMVKVPYANNSSYNGFGRDLDGEGVIDHIFVTPQFSVYKWGILTDTYVGKFPSDHFPVLTVVELKK from the coding sequence ATGAAGCAAATACTGACTGCCTTATTTTTACTGTTGGCTTGTGCATCGAACACCGAGGCGCAGCGGATGAATGTAGCGACTTACAATGTACGTTTTGATAACCCGAGAGATTCCGGTAACCTTTGGAAAGATCGTAAAGCGGCGCTGATTAACCTGGTGCGTTTTCATGACTTCGATATTTTCGGTACCCAGGAAGGTTTTAAGAGCCAGCTGGATGATATTGTGCATGCATTACCAGCATACGAACGTTATGGCAAGGGCCGCGACAATGGCATGGATGCTGGCGAGCATTCTGCTATTTTCTTTAAGAAGGATAAGTTTAAACTGCTGGATAAAGGCGACTTCTGGCTGTCTGAAACGCCCGATAAACCTGGCAAAGGCTGGGATGCTACCTGCTGCAACCGCATCTGTTCGTGGGTATACCTGCAGGATGTTGCCAGCAAAAAGAAGTTCTACTTTTTTAATGTACATTATGATCACCAGGGCCAGGTTGCCCGTAGGGAAAGCAGCAAGTTGATCCTCGCGAAGATCGCTGCCATCGCCGGTAAAACGCCAGCCATCCTCACCGGTGACTTTAACGCAAAACCTGATAGCGAACCTTACCAGCTGCTTGCTACTTCCAAATCGATTAAGGATACATATAGCATGGTGAAGGTGCCTTACGCGAACAACTCGTCTTACAACGGTTTCGGCCGCGACCTGGACGGTGAAGGCGTTATCGATCACATCTTCGTAACGCCGCAGTTCAGCGTGTATAAATGGGGTATCCTGACAGATACTTACGTAGGCAAATTTCCGTCGGATCACTTTCCGGTGCTTACGGTGGTGGAGTTGAAGAAATAA
- a CDS encoding 1-acyl-sn-glycerol-3-phosphate acyltransferase, with product MRGYDFTKLKGPLLLAVNHSGSFLDAMILGALFNRDMYFLARGDAFKKPVARKLLEALHNIPIFRLSEGKENMGQNDETFERCQQIFRKNGIVLIFAEGLCIHEWKLRPLKKGTARMAISAWAEADTADLTILPIGVNYSSFKDFNSSIYINVGDPISAKTVEAAKGMVNPLQVNRVLTESMEAQIFHFPNEDATYAAAYAAMLFNAPATDKDVLHAMGDQLQQTPKERLSFFTTPGHKAIAWNGGQLLFSFLTALVLAIPALAGYLINAPFYYPVRNFARKKTNKTVFYGSVFLGLLMIAYLIYALLLSALSCIWLGVWGLLGIVALPLLGWTVGKFRDAWWRIMNYGKLKAEDRIYLRGLFKK from the coding sequence ATGCGCGGTTATGATTTTACTAAGCTGAAAGGCCCGCTGCTGCTGGCAGTTAATCACTCCGGCTCCTTCCTCGACGCCATGATATTAGGCGCGTTGTTCAATCGCGACATGTACTTCCTGGCCCGCGGCGACGCGTTCAAAAAACCCGTGGCCCGCAAACTGCTGGAGGCCCTGCACAACATTCCTATCTTCCGGTTAAGTGAAGGCAAGGAAAATATGGGACAAAACGATGAAACCTTCGAGCGCTGTCAGCAGATCTTCCGTAAGAACGGTATCGTGCTCATCTTCGCAGAAGGCCTTTGTATTCATGAATGGAAACTTCGCCCGTTAAAAAAAGGCACGGCCCGCATGGCCATCAGTGCCTGGGCTGAGGCTGACACCGCGGATTTAACTATACTGCCGATCGGCGTTAACTATAGCTCGTTCAAAGACTTTAACAGCAGCATCTACATCAATGTCGGTGATCCTATCAGCGCTAAAACGGTAGAAGCAGCAAAGGGCATGGTGAACCCTTTACAGGTAAACCGCGTACTCACCGAAAGTATGGAAGCACAAATCTTCCATTTCCCGAACGAAGACGCCACTTACGCCGCAGCGTATGCCGCCATGTTGTTCAATGCGCCTGCCACCGATAAGGACGTGCTGCATGCCATGGGCGATCAACTGCAACAAACACCAAAAGAGCGTTTATCCTTCTTTACTACGCCAGGCCACAAAGCCATCGCCTGGAACGGCGGGCAACTATTATTCTCGTTCCTGACGGCATTGGTACTGGCTATCCCGGCGCTTGCAGGCTATTTGATCAACGCACCATTCTACTATCCGGTGCGCAACTTCGCACGTAAAAAAACCAATAAAACCGTCTTCTACGGCTCCGTATTTTTAGGCTTGCTGATGATCGCTTACCTGATTTATGCATTACTGCTGTCTGCCCTTTCCTGCATCTGGCTGGGTGTTTGGGGATTACTGGGCATCGTTGCCTTACCATTATTGGGCTGGACGGTTGGCAAGTTCCGCGATGCATGGTGGCGCATCATGAACTATGGTAAACTCAAAGCGGAGGATCGCATCTACCTGAGGGGATTGTTTAAAAAGTAA
- the atpG gene encoding ATP synthase F1 subunit gamma, translated as MSGQLKEVRNRIKSVQSTQQITKAMKMVSAAKLRRAQDAIQQMRPYAVKLQEMLQNIVSNTEGELEMSLAAVRQVEKVLIVVVTSDRGLCGAYNSNIIKLAKQTIREKYADQYAKGNVTILPIGKKGYEAFAKAGYNVISSHWHIFAGLSFDAVKSAAGVAMEGYTKGDFDAVEIVYSQFRNAATQIFTAEQFLPIAKVENTAGKGRKADYIFEPEKGVLIAELMPKILNTQFFKAVLDGQASEHGARMTAMDKASENAAEILRTLKISYNRARQAAITTELTEIVSGAAALVG; from the coding sequence ATGTCTGGACAGCTTAAAGAAGTTCGCAACCGTATAAAATCTGTACAATCTACACAGCAGATCACGAAAGCCATGAAAATGGTGAGTGCTGCAAAGCTGCGCCGTGCGCAGGATGCCATCCAGCAAATGCGCCCTTACGCGGTGAAGTTGCAGGAGATGCTCCAAAACATCGTGAGCAACACCGAAGGTGAGCTGGAAATGTCACTGGCGGCTGTTAGGCAGGTAGAAAAGGTACTGATCGTGGTAGTTACCTCCGACAGGGGTCTCTGCGGCGCTTACAACTCCAACATCATCAAGCTGGCCAAACAAACCATCCGTGAGAAATACGCGGACCAGTATGCAAAAGGCAATGTAACCATCCTGCCAATCGGCAAAAAAGGTTACGAAGCGTTTGCGAAAGCTGGTTACAACGTGATCAGCTCACACTGGCACATTTTCGCAGGCTTGTCTTTCGACGCTGTGAAAAGCGCTGCAGGTGTAGCAATGGAAGGTTACACGAAAGGTGACTTCGACGCAGTAGAAATAGTTTACAGCCAGTTCCGTAACGCGGCAACACAAATCTTCACTGCCGAGCAGTTCCTGCCGATCGCGAAAGTAGAGAACACTGCTGGCAAAGGCCGTAAAGCAGATTACATCTTCGAACCAGAAAAAGGTGTACTGATCGCCGAACTGATGCCGAAAATCCTGAACACGCAGTTCTTCAAAGCCGTACTGGATGGCCAGGCTTCTGAGCATGGCGCCCGTATGACCGCGATGGATAAAGCATCTGAAAACGCTGCGGAAATCCTCCGTACCCTGAAGATATCTTACAACCGTGCACGTCAGGCTGCGATCACTACCGAGCTGACCGAGATCGTAAGTGGTGCTGCTGCCCTGGTGGGATAA
- a CDS encoding FecR family protein, whose translation MNELHPDEALYTLLCKYLLNEADGLERQWVDTWRADNAANEAVLEGVRKMLEAPAPVQTVVNTEASWQRLLNTIQPEGAKVVAMPGRKQRRWLPAAAVILAIVAAGVGVWNLTSGPGEKTLVFNGVQEQVLPDGSKVRLDSASELRVAQDFGKKERRVYLKGKAFFDITADEQHPFEVQMNEDMMVRVLGTQFSIDFRENRPLDIHVTSGKIMVMNNKEQRSLVMTPGMLLRQPEPNRKPYIVDHVVDVEKLELSFEDAPLSDVIETVEAIYNVKFEVKDTGLLKTPITTNFNNRPIAEVVETLAYMNGISITQKAPGIYIVE comes from the coding sequence ATGAACGAATTGCATCCCGACGAGGCGCTCTACACGTTGCTCTGCAAGTACCTGCTTAACGAAGCGGACGGGCTGGAGCGGCAGTGGGTTGATACCTGGAGAGCCGACAACGCTGCCAACGAGGCGGTGCTGGAAGGGGTGCGTAAAATGCTGGAGGCGCCCGCGCCCGTGCAAACGGTGGTGAATACCGAGGCCTCCTGGCAACGGCTGTTAAACACTATTCAGCCCGAAGGGGCCAAAGTGGTAGCGATGCCCGGGCGCAAACAACGCCGCTGGTTGCCTGCCGCCGCGGTAATACTGGCCATTGTGGCCGCCGGGGTAGGTGTGTGGAACCTCACTTCCGGGCCAGGGGAAAAAACACTGGTGTTCAATGGCGTGCAGGAGCAGGTACTGCCCGATGGCAGTAAGGTGCGACTGGACAGTGCCTCCGAACTTCGGGTGGCGCAGGATTTCGGTAAAAAGGAACGACGGGTTTACCTGAAGGGCAAGGCTTTCTTTGATATAACGGCAGACGAGCAGCATCCTTTCGAAGTGCAGATGAACGAGGATATGATGGTAAGGGTACTGGGTACACAGTTTTCGATCGATTTTCGCGAGAACAGGCCGCTGGATATTCATGTAACCAGTGGTAAGATCATGGTGATGAATAACAAGGAGCAACGCAGCCTGGTGATGACGCCCGGCATGTTACTCCGGCAGCCCGAGCCGAACCGCAAGCCTTACATTGTAGACCATGTGGTGGATGTGGAAAAGCTTGAACTCAGTTTTGAAGATGCGCCACTCAGCGATGTGATCGAAACCGTAGAGGCGATCTACAACGTGAAGTTTGAAGTGAAAGATACCGGTTTGCTGAAAACGCCTATAACAACGAACTTCAATAACCGCCCGATAGCAGAAGTGGTGGAAACGCTGGCCTATATGAATGGCATTTCCATTACACAAAAAGCCCCCGGAATTTACATTGTAGAATAA
- a CDS encoding quinone-dependent dihydroorotate dehydrogenase, whose amino-acid sequence MYGLIKKILFCFPPESIHHGVMRGLKVMHGLPLGKNLLGSFCRPDDTGLQREVFGLTFKNPVGLAAGFDKDAKYIDELSDLGFGFVEIGTVTPVGQPGNEQPRLFRLPADQALINRMGFNNEGAKAAAKRLALRKSNIIVGGNIGKNKLTPNEDAVSDYEKCFHALYDGVDYFVVNVSSPNTPGLRALQEKEPLKQLLHHLQTINAAKPKAKPILLKIAPDLTPEQLDDIVEIVNETKLAGIVATNTTISREGLATPNAEVEKIGMGGLSGLPVKEKATEVIRYIHRKSGGSIPIIAVGGIFTAEDAQEKLDAGAVLVQVYTGFIYEGPAIVKKICSGLKK is encoded by the coding sequence ATGTACGGATTAATTAAAAAAATACTCTTCTGCTTTCCTCCTGAAAGCATTCACCACGGCGTAATGCGTGGTTTAAAAGTGATGCATGGTTTGCCCCTGGGCAAAAACCTGCTGGGCTCTTTTTGTCGCCCGGATGATACCGGCCTTCAGCGCGAAGTGTTCGGACTCACTTTCAAAAACCCTGTAGGCCTTGCTGCCGGGTTTGATAAAGACGCCAAATACATCGATGAGCTGTCGGACCTCGGCTTCGGTTTCGTGGAAATCGGTACCGTAACGCCTGTGGGCCAGCCCGGTAACGAGCAGCCCAGGCTGTTTCGCCTGCCGGCCGACCAGGCGCTCATTAACCGTATGGGCTTTAACAACGAGGGCGCTAAAGCAGCTGCGAAACGACTGGCCCTGCGCAAGTCGAACATCATCGTGGGCGGCAACATCGGTAAAAACAAACTTACGCCGAACGAGGATGCGGTAAGCGACTACGAGAAATGTTTTCATGCCTTATATGATGGCGTAGACTATTTCGTGGTAAACGTGAGCTCGCCCAATACCCCCGGTTTACGCGCCCTGCAGGAAAAGGAGCCGCTGAAACAGCTGCTGCACCACCTGCAAACGATTAATGCGGCCAAACCAAAAGCGAAACCCATCCTGCTTAAAATAGCACCGGACCTCACCCCGGAGCAGCTGGACGATATCGTCGAAATCGTTAACGAAACCAAACTGGCCGGCATCGTGGCCACCAATACCACGATCAGCCGGGAAGGGCTTGCCACCCCCAACGCCGAAGTGGAAAAGATCGGCATGGGCGGACTGAGCGGGTTGCCGGTGAAAGAAAAGGCTACCGAAGTGATCCGGTACATCCACCGTAAATCGGGCGGCAGCATCCCCATTATCGCCGTAGGCGGCATCTTTACCGCCGAAGACGCCCAGGAAAAGCTGGACGCTGGCGCGGTTTTGGTGCAGGTGTACACGGGCTTCATCTACGAGGGGCCTGCCATTGTGAAAAAAATCTGCTCGGGACTCAAAAAATAA
- a CDS encoding VOC family protein, translated as MSQTAFSDCITGVQQIGVGVKDLQTSKFWYKKFLGMEVLVFDDKADAPLMTIYTGGKVHSRHALLTLNIAGGGGMEVWQYVSRTPVSADFAVSFGDLGTFAAKIKCNDIDAAHRFYLAENATVSAIMESAHGSRHFWLTDPHGNYFNIVEGHDWFRDPAPTHNVGGVYGAVIGVSDIDKALKLYRDVLGINEVVYDVTGQFKDVPQPAYAGEKYRRVLLRKRGKENGAFSRLLGGVEIELVQCLERTPRKIFEGRYWGDLGFIHLCFDVIDMAKLKQQAAAAGFPFTIDSADSFSMGQAAGRFAYLEDPDGTYIELVETHKVPILKKIGWFLDLTKRKVQKPLPNWMIGCMAWSKVK; from the coding sequence ATGTCACAAACTGCTTTTTCAGACTGTATCACCGGTGTACAACAGATTGGTGTAGGCGTTAAAGATCTGCAGACGTCCAAGTTCTGGTACAAGAAATTCCTGGGAATGGAAGTATTGGTATTTGATGATAAGGCCGACGCGCCTTTGATGACCATTTATACCGGTGGAAAGGTGCATTCCCGCCACGCCCTGCTAACGCTGAACATTGCCGGCGGCGGTGGTATGGAAGTATGGCAGTATGTGAGCAGAACACCTGTTTCGGCCGATTTCGCCGTATCCTTCGGCGACCTGGGCACCTTTGCCGCCAAAATAAAATGTAACGACATTGATGCCGCGCATCGCTTTTACCTGGCCGAAAACGCTACAGTATCTGCCATCATGGAAAGCGCACACGGCTCCCGTCACTTCTGGCTCACAGACCCGCATGGCAATTACTTTAATATCGTAGAAGGCCACGACTGGTTCCGCGATCCGGCCCCTACGCATAACGTGGGTGGTGTTTACGGCGCGGTGATCGGTGTGAGTGATATCGATAAGGCGTTGAAACTGTACCGCGATGTACTCGGCATTAATGAAGTGGTGTACGACGTAACCGGCCAGTTTAAAGACGTGCCGCAGCCTGCGTATGCCGGCGAAAAATACCGTCGTGTATTACTGCGTAAAAGAGGAAAAGAGAATGGCGCTTTCAGCCGCCTGTTAGGTGGTGTGGAAATCGAACTGGTGCAATGCCTGGAACGTACGCCGCGTAAAATATTCGAAGGCCGTTACTGGGGTGATCTCGGTTTCATTCACCTCTGCTTCGACGTGATCGATATGGCTAAACTGAAGCAACAGGCCGCCGCTGCAGGCTTTCCGTTCACGATCGATAGCGCCGATTCGTTCTCGATGGGACAAGCCGCCGGTCGTTTCGCGTACCTGGAAGATCCGGATGGTACTTACATCGAACTGGTTGAGACGCACAAAGTACCGATACTCAAAAAGATCGGCTGGTTCCTGGACCTTACCAAACGTAAAGTACAGAAGCCGCTGCCCAACTGGATGATCGGTTGTATGGCCTGGAGTAAAGTGAAATAA
- a CDS encoding TerC family protein: MEQFLTADAIISLFTLILMEVVLGIDNVIFVSIVMNRLPVEKRLTARRIWMFTGIGVRVILLLCIGYIVRAVHPLFTIAGHGFSLRDLIMLGGGLFLLIKTTMEIHHKLEGEEEATLNENAKGGNAKLAKVIGQIILIDTVFSFDSIITAVGLAKHVPIMIIAVIIAMFVMFLFAPRISDFIHKHPTFKMLALSFLVMVGVVLIVEGWSAEAAHDLHLKNYVYFAMAFSFLVELLNMKMRKNTQKPVELRQPKIEE, from the coding sequence ATGGAACAATTCCTGACGGCTGATGCCATTATCAGCCTCTTTACCCTCATACTCATGGAAGTCGTGCTGGGTATCGATAACGTAATTTTCGTATCCATTGTCATGAACCGCCTGCCGGTAGAAAAACGGCTGACGGCGCGCCGCATCTGGATGTTTACCGGCATCGGCGTACGCGTAATACTGCTGCTGTGCATCGGGTACATCGTAAGGGCCGTACACCCTTTATTTACCATTGCCGGCCACGGTTTCAGCCTGCGCGACCTCATCATGCTCGGTGGTGGTTTGTTCCTGCTGATCAAAACCACCATGGAAATTCACCACAAGCTGGAAGGTGAAGAAGAGGCCACCCTCAACGAAAACGCTAAAGGCGGCAATGCCAAACTGGCCAAAGTGATCGGACAAATCATCCTCATCGACACCGTTTTCTCGTTCGACAGTATCATTACCGCCGTGGGCCTGGCCAAACATGTACCTATTATGATCATTGCGGTAATAATCGCCATGTTTGTCATGTTCCTGTTCGCGCCCCGCATCAGCGACTTCATCCACAAACACCCTACTTTCAAAATGCTGGCCCTCTCCTTCCTGGTAATGGTGGGCGTGGTGTTGATCGTAGAAGGCTGGAGCGCCGAAGCAGCCCACGACCTGCACCTGAAGAACTATGTATACTTCGCCATGGCCTTTTCCTTCCTGGTTGAACTCCTGAACATGAAAATGCGCAAAAATACCCAGAAGCCGGTGGAACTGCGCCAGCCCAAGATAGAAGAGTAG
- a CDS encoding RNA polymerase sigma-70 factor, whose amino-acid sequence MELREFEQIFKEHHPHCLSFAIHYTGDPLEGEEIVQLVFTQLWEKRAAIAITGSVKSYLFTAIRNTAISQWRKQQVRSGKETDFGLSQSTASDNVIQARELERMLHQALQKLPERCREVFVLSRQQHLKYAEIATVMDISVKTVENQMGKALKILHGELKEYLPLILMLIAIAKKVKPA is encoded by the coding sequence ATGGAGTTACGGGAATTTGAACAGATATTTAAGGAGCATCACCCGCACTGCCTCTCGTTCGCCATACATTATACCGGCGATCCGTTGGAGGGAGAGGAGATCGTACAGCTCGTGTTTACCCAGTTATGGGAGAAACGCGCGGCTATCGCGATCACCGGCTCCGTAAAGTCTTACCTGTTCACCGCAATCCGTAACACCGCCATCAGCCAGTGGCGCAAGCAGCAGGTACGCAGTGGCAAGGAAACGGACTTCGGCTTGTCGCAGTCCACCGCCTCCGACAATGTGATACAGGCCCGCGAGCTGGAACGAATGCTGCACCAGGCCTTGCAGAAATTACCGGAGCGCTGTCGCGAGGTATTCGTGCTGAGCCGCCAGCAACACCTGAAGTATGCCGAAATAGCCACTGTTATGGACATCTCCGTTAAAACCGTCGAAAACCAGATGGGCAAGGCGTTAAAGATCCTGCACGGGGAACTGAAGGAGTATTTGCCACTGATTTTGATGTTGATAGCGATCGCAAAAAAAGTTAAACCGGCGTAG